The Colletotrichum higginsianum IMI 349063 chromosome 2, whole genome shotgun sequence genome has a segment encoding these proteins:
- a CDS encoding Phosphatidylinositol 3, which yields MAPPKIKTGEITVNDALDAISGGTLKERATGLDDLIFLLDKKGKTASLSALGDKHYHRVFESLFRCVINEKQSYYGGKKTTAAAASARLAKCAEAVRLAVSHGASKLKRKTMLALVDHITQILPGPGPGHGDEAYVEPLLKDYVKALVGLLSHQSNVEHLATLGAEGWLACVDFCIEALERYLENADRDRDSGSRASPAPGTASMGFSTGRSTNASQRIPGQIHRSTVQDLLHCVNLLVLPPNAPLEQRSRDLSKALTQVLQLRHLGLSQVIQLSFASINILLAEIQTNDISQANNLARDLVPLISHWWQARTVSQDEMLNSVRDELLKTIFIIHLHLEHLVCHEENEPTQKDVEDLAKSLWLEYSRRSMRSQLQLDDLTFISGLPDDYFKLDLFGLRVHNRDGERRWALVQNIAILERILWKSNKHARPPSPGEQPRKKRRTRGAATRLQEMLQSPSLAVQRISLQLVPFLLGLNTFSSTEAADLFADIVAFVGDKDTTVSSWAMLACASCTMFRFDSGETTASWRHLWQIAARAISLPNTSRAASVLLHSILERDLVPYHDVSDDINSIVTTADVNGPAVLVDSSIILMLYLLTLRNVKQPNASQSTSHHIIRWVFLKWNPADPSYASLFSMHAPVPELVNIIQACCGTRVASLTAPVIVSGGPICQTWKAQYEISALARYLLLLEPPRTVKAASTACTHAPATELSNASDSITFHASKKLVLELLFPKVEELQELCDLWNKKGSEGGAPVSPDRLHSLFSANVVGTMLASQLTDLNSGQSRDIESALAKLSETSISAALDSSDNQAFFEVMLKVIRPVLPALNITKLSALPKENVPLFRFLAKLAAGTRERTARQTSGQNQDLMDLDDEFDSQESKASVAIRTVDIPRLSIPMSLDSGALYQDTAQRLYLLEVIHKDAAQVGIVPQDFLDQLLLLPNDEFLLCRSTLSELFASDLPLGPDDALRVVEKLGEVIGEQEYTCCEVAHSTSLDVLEGIIQVWMDEKHEVSSLVGDLYNYFVKASLPKNSLSPKAQMSLASLLFALLRSNPQYGSDLGLDSCRTTLLSIMQEGTLAVKHFIGSALPDIFGIYVLKMHDDIFVDVLSSLPTDPEAIEGIAFRLFVLSQLACRWPTLLRRCTYHIFETPGKIMQSTKYAKRCLEKVSEALDLSSPRELFSIFSPQLLYTWLEMDAVEDVPFEIFGFPSLDTLLREAQAETTALEIMRGRYESVRSLAQRLGMSLVDMVKQGFTKIMAYTIAHETSTSSSENDGGETWVRKLLGRELFLDLIYLNFADIVALLVDLFDQEDPIEKYLSRDKNFQHAADSLSEMKKFSQSTTTLPPNQQPMFRAKFLTRELFHLCSKTEYELHALWTPALVVSVARNLLNTVHPALGSLHACSVLRKVRVLIALTGPVAWEAYPLEMLLSSIRPFIVDSECADDALGVSRYLIAQGSGHLEQTPSFLAGYALSTLASLRVFLESSQSSTTQESQFKATMSKAQTFHTWFSSYLTGYESPNFADEQQREAFRSITHSASNIRSSGNAEKGTPESTLLLEILRDGERESRLLNDAARDLALDMLCGDFVVPAVGHKDVIDTDNEALRHSGLVWKSCNSLALSDEYLAWAGRVVGRSFAASGEIQTEILEESELSRYNILAPGDNDSGQGLLRLLQQLTQSKDSHVAGLAESALRAVVSEATAQSDDDLITAAQRTLTESLCLASAWEQYRTPPSDFVSSQNIPDSQVFFREHVESSDWVQQLAVHLAQSVPEYIILIALVPILKNVKGFAQDSFPFIVHLALCGQLDKQQLIKRNLSEAAREWLKVQDDAAQTNQKHLINTILYLRTQSLPKESSIADRVSWLDIDFTTAGAAASRCGMHKTALLFTEIAASQTTRTSRRSSAVREEDSSEVLLSIFENIDDPDAYYGLPQSADLSSVLARLEYEKDGSKNLAFRGAQYDSHIRRRNPASQLDSQCLVRALGTLGLAGLSHSLLQTQQSPDGDAASLESTFQTARRLELWNLPVPVTADNCSVTIYKAYQNVQQAGTEAAVRNAIYDGFSQTMHSLVNRGLNAAKLRHHLGALAVLTELNEIVNVTNFSELEGMLERFEQRSQWMRRGRYEDVSHMLSCRETTLSLMSQQPKLRRQALSMADARQVEIRCMMMSSGIYRFHQATQESLNISTSLTDLVGPCESLGIKVDAAIKIEAANSLWDHGEMISSIRMLQSIDSDSSLKKQTIPVSRSNLLSKIGHQVSVAKLEKPHHIQKNYLEPALKELKGKSEGQQAGHVYHQFAMFCDEQLQNQDSLEDLARLQSLRKGKSDEVSQLQSLISNSRDSQLKQRYQSHLNRARQWLQLDEQELRRVEQTRSEFVRLSLENYLLSLVASDEHNNDALRFTALWLERSEETATNEAVKKHLEKVPTRKFAALMNQLSSRLQDQPNSAFQKLLINLVYKICAEHPYHGMYQIWSGTKVKTRKEDQVAVLRLKATEKVAALLQSTKNVAAIWQAVDRTSAYYHRLAVDRDPGKYKAGQKIALRDIHSAQSLQNALVKYRIPPPTMQLEVSATKDYSSVPVIERLEPQMSIASGVSAPKIITAIGSDGKRYRQLVKGGNDDLRQDAIMEQVFAAVSSLLKLHRSTQQRNLGIRTYKVLPLTSASGLIEFVPNTIPLHEFLMPAHERYFPKDLKGSQCRKEISNAQGKTTETRISVYRKVTERFHPVMKYFFMENFVDPDDWFVKRLAYTRTTAAISMLGHVLGLGDRHGHNILLDDKTGEVVHIDLGVAFEMGRVLPVPELVPFRLTRDIVDGMGITGTEGVFRRCCEFTLHALREETYSIMTILDVLRYDPLYSWSISPVRLAKLQGGEYDGDGEEGEGEGRKDRKGQQVNEPSEADRALEVVRKKLSKTLSVTATVNDLINQATDVSNLAVLYSGWAAYA from the exons ATGGCGCCCCCGAAGATCAAGACGGGCGAAATTACCGTCAACGACGCTCTAG ATGCGATATCCGGAGGCACTCTCAAAGAGCGTGCGACAGGTCTGGATG ATCTGATTTTCCTGCTtgacaagaagggcaagaccGCAAGCCTATCGGCTCTCGGCGACAAGCATTACCATCGTGTATTCGAGAGTTTGTTTCGATGTGTGATTAACGAGAAACAGAGCTACTACGGAggcaagaagacgacggcagcggcggcatcggcaagACTGGCAAAATGTGCAGAGGCTGTCCGGCTCGCCGTCAGTCATGGGGCTTCAAAACTCAAGCGGAAGACCATGCTTGCCCTCGTCGATCACATCACGCAAATTCTCCCCGGGCCTGGACCCGGCCATGGCGATGAGGCGTACGTCGAGCCACTGCTAAAGGACTACGTAAAGGCCCTCGTAGGGCTACTTTCCCACCAGTCCAACGTCGAGCACCTTGCCACGTTGGGTGCCGAGGGTTGGCTTGCTTGTGTGGATTTTTGTATCGAGGCCCTGGAACGCTACCTAGAGAACGCCGATCGAGACCGCGACTCTGGCTCTCGGGCCTCTCCGGCGCCGGGCACGGCATCGATGGGATTCTCCACTGGCAGGAGCACCAATGCAAGCCAAAGAATACCGGGCCAAATCCACCGTAGCACCGTCCAGGACCTCCTCCACTGCGTCAaccttcttgttcttccaCCCAACGCGCCACTTGAGCAGAGATCCAGAGACCTCTCCAAAGCACTCACGCAAGTGCTGCAACTGCGTCATCTCGGACTAAGTCAGGTCATCCAACTGAGCTTTGCCTCGATCAACATCCTCTTGGCCGAGATCCAAACAAACGACATCTCGCAGGCCAACAACTTGGCCAGAGACCTCGTGCCACTAATCAGTCACTGGTGGCAAGCTCGGACCGTTTCTCAAGATGAGATGCTAAACTCCGTCCGAGATGAATTGCTCAAGaccatcttcatcatccaCCTACACCTAGAGCACCTTGTTTGCCACGAAGAGAACGAACCAACCCAGAAGGATGTTGAAGATCTTGCCAAATCCTTGTGGCTGGAATACTCACGACGAAGCATGAGATCGCAACTTCAGCTTGACGATCTGACGTTCATCTCTGGGCTGCCCGACGATTACTTCAAACTGGACCTCTTTGGTCTGCGTGTTCATAATCGAGACGGCGAGAGGAGATGGGCTCTCGTGCAGAATATTGCCATCCTGGAGCGTATTCTCTGGAAGAGCAATAAGCATGCCAGGCCACCGTCACCGGGGGAGCAGCCCCGCAAGAAGCGCAGGACCCGTGGTGCAGCTACTCGGTTACAGGAGATGCTACAATCACCCAGTCTGGCCGTACAGAGAATATCCTTGCAGCTTGTGCCGTTCCTCCTGGGGCTCAACACGTTCTCTTCAACAGAGGCCGCAGACCTCTTTGCAGACATTGTAGCTTTTGTTGGCGATAAGGACACCACTGTGTCATCATGGGCTATGCTTGCTTGCGCCAG CTGTACCATGTTCCGTTTCGATTCCGGAGAAACAACGGCGTCGTGGAGGCATCTGTGGCAGATTGCTGCCCGAGCAATCAGCCTTCCCAACACCAGCCGTGCCGCAAGTGTTCTCTTGCACTCAATCCTCGAGAGAGACCTAGTCCCATATCACGATGTTTCGGATGATATCAACAGCATTGTCACAACTGCTGATGTCAACGGCCCGGCTGTTCTGGTGGATTCTTCCATTATCCTCATGTTATACCTGTTGACTCTTCGGAACGTGAAGCAGCCAAACGCTAGCCAATCCACAAGCCACCATATCATCCGATGGGTCTTTTTGAAATGGAATCCAG CCGACCCAAGCTATGCTTCTCTCTTCTCAATGCATGCCCCAGTTCCAGAATTGGTCAATATTATCCAGGCATGCTGTGGTACAAGGGTCGCATCTCTCACGGCGCCAGTGATCGTATCTGGGGGACCGATCTGCCAGACCTGGAAGGCACAGTATGAGATATCAGCTCTGGCGAGATACTTGCTACTGTTGGAGCCACCGCGAACAGTAAAAGCTGCCTCGACGGCTTGTACCCATGCCCCAGCAACCGAACTGAGCAATGCCAGCGACTCGATTACTTTCCATGCCTCAAAGAAACTGGTGTTGGAACTTTTGTTTCCCAAAGTCGAGGAGCTGCAAGAGCTATGTGACTTGTGGAACAAAAAGGGATCTGAAGGGGGGGCGCCAGTCTCTCCAGACAGGCTTCACAGTCTCTTCTCGGCAAACGTCGTTGGCACAATGCTTGCCTCTCAACTCACTGACCTCAATTCGGGACAGTCGCGAGACATTGAGTCAGCCCTTGCTAAACTATCAGAGACCAGTATCAGTGCTGCCCTTGATTCTAGCGATAACCAAGCTTTCTTCGAAGTCATGCTCAAAGTCATTCGCCCTGTACTTCCAGCTCTGAATATCACGAAGTTAAGCGCCTTGCCCAAGGAAAATGTCCCCTTGTTTCGATTCTTGGCAAAGCTGGCCGCAGGCACTCGCGAGCGGACTGCGCGACAGACCTCGGGACAAAACCAGGACCTGATGGACTTGGATGACGAGTTCGATTCTCAAGAAAGCAAGGCAAGCGTAGCCATAAGGACTGTCGATATTCCTCGGTTAAGCATCCCCATGAGTCTAGATTCGGGCGCCTTGTATCAAGACACGGCACAGCGCCTATACCTTCTCGAGGTCATACACAAAGACGCTGCGCAGGTCGGCATTGTTCCTCAAGATTTTCTTGATCAATTGCTGCTTCTCCCCAACGACGAGTTTCTCCTATGCAGGTCAACGCTCTCGGAGTTGTTCGCGTCTGACTTGCCCTTAGGGCCTGACGATGCCCTTCGagtcgtcgagaagctgggtGAAGTTATTGGGGAACAAGAATACACATGCTGCGAAGTAGCCCATTCAACAAGCCTCGACGTTCTCGAGGGTATCATACAGGTCTGGATGGACGAAAAGCACGAGGTGTCTTCACTCGTCGGGGACTTGTACAATTACTTTGTCAAGGCCTCTCTCCCAAAGAACAGTTTGTCTCCCAAAGCGCAAATGTCTCTTGCGAGCTTGCTATTCGCGCTTCTGCGAAGCAACCCTCAGTACGGAAGCGATCTGGGTCTTGACTCCTGTCGCACGACGCTGCTTTCCATCATGCAAGAGGGGACATTAGCCGTCAAGCACTTCATCGGGTCGGCCCTGCCGGACATTTTCGGCATTTACGTCCTCAAGATGCATGACGATATCTTCGTGGATGTTCTCAGCAGCCTTCCTACCGATCCGGAGGCCATCGAAGGCATTGCGTTTCGACTCTTCGTGTTATCTCAGCTGGCGTGCCGTTGGCCGACGCTCCTCAGACGATGCACATACCACATATTTGAGACGCCAGGCAAGATAATGCAGTCAACCAAGTATGCCAAAAGGTGCCTGGAGAAGGTTTCTGAAGCTCTTGACTTGTCATCTCCTCGAGAGCTGTTTAGCATCTTCAGCCCCCAGCTGCTGTACACGTGGCTTGAAATGGATGCCGTCGAAGACGTTCCGTTCGAAATATTCGGTTTCCCAAGTCTGGACACTCTGCTGCGTGAAGCACAGGCCGAGACAACTGCACTAGAGATCATGCGAGGGCGTTACGAAAGTGTTCGGTCGCTCGCACAGCGACTTGGTATGTCTTTGGTTGACATGGTCAAACAAGGATTCACAAAAATCATGGCCTACACAATTGCGCATGAAACGAGCACGTCTAGCTCAGAaaacgatggcggcgagacTTGGGTCCGCAAGCTACTCGGCAGGGAACTGTTCCTGGATCTCATATACCTCAACTTTGCGGATATTGTGGCGTTGTTGGTGGACCTTTTCGATCAAGAAGATCCCATTGAGAAGTACCTTTCAAGGGACAAAAACTTCCAACACGCAGCTGATAGTCTGAGCGAGATGAAGAAGTTTTCTCAGTCAACCACAACCCTGCCGCCCAACCAACAACCCATGTTCAGGGCCAAATTTCTGACCAGGGAGCTATTCCATTTGTGCAGCAAAACCGAGTATGAGCTGCATGCACTTTGGACGCCAGCTCTTGTGGTTTCGGTCGCTCGAAACCTCCTCAACACGGTTCATCCGGCATTGGGCTCGCTTCACGCATGTTCCGTGCTGCGGAAGGTTCGGGTGTTGATCGCTCTCACCGGTCCCGTGGCATGGGAAGCCTACCCTCTCGAGATGCTTCTCTCATCCATTCGACCGTTCATTGTGGACTCGGAATGCGCTGATGACGCACTTGGCGTCAGTCGCTACTTGATTGCTCAAGGGAGCGGGCATCTAGAGCAGACGCCTTCCTTCCTTGCCGGATATGCATTATCTACACTTGCCTCGCTAAGGGTCTTTCTCGAGTCCAGCCAGTCAAGCACTACCCAAGAAAGTCAGTTCAAAGCTACCATGAGTAAGGCGCAGACTTTCCACACGTGGTTCAGCTCATACCTCACGGGGTATGAATCGCCCAATTTCGCTGATGAGCAGCAGAGAGAAGCGTTCAGATCGATCACTCATTCGGCTTCCAATATTCGATCCTCGGGAAACGCAGAGAAGGGCACACCCGAGAGCACGCTTCTACTGGAAATTCTCAGAGATGGTGAGCGCGAGTCCAGACTACTGAACGATGCAGCCCGAGACCTAGCACTCGACATGCTCTGCGGAGATTTCGTAGTGCCTGCTGTTGGCCACAAAGATGTCATTGACACAGACAACGAGGCCCTGCGCCATAGTGGACTTGTTTGGAAGAGCTGCAATTCACTCGCCTTGAGTGATGAGTATCTTGCCTGGGCGGGCCGTGTTGTTGGCAGGTCTTTCGCTGCGTCAGGAGAGATACAAACCGAGATTTTGGAAGAATCTGAGCTCTCGCGGTACAACATCCTTGCGCCAGGAGACAACGACTCCGGGCAAGGACTGCTCCGTCTGCTGCAACAGCTCACCCAGAGCAAGGACTCACATGTTGCTGGTCTCGCCGAATCAGCACTGAGAGCAGTGGTGTCGGAGGCAACAGCCCAGAGCGACGATGACCTCATCACTGCAGCACAGAGAACGTTGACCGAATCGTTATGTCTAGCTTCGGCTTGGGAGCAGTACCGTACACCACCTTCTGATTTCGTCTCATCACAGAATATCCCAGACTCTCAAGTCTTCTTTCGCGAGCACGTGGAGAGTTCCGACTGGGTTCAGCAGCTGGCGGTTCATCTAGCACAATCGGTCCCTGAGTACATCATTCTCATCGCATTGGTGCCAATCCTCAAGAACGTCAAGGGGTTTGCTCAAGACTCCTTCCCATTTATCGTTCATTTGGCTTTGTGCGGTCAGCTCGACAAACAGCAACTCATCAAGCGCAACCTGTCAGAAGCTGCGAGAGAATGGCTCAAGGTCCAGGATGATGCAGCGCAGACGAATCAGAAGCACCTCATCAACACGATTCTGTATCTACGGACACAGTCATTGCCCAAAGAATCATCTATTGCCGACCGAGTCTCGTGGCTTGATATCGATTTTACCActgctggcgccgccgcctcgcgcTGCGGTATGCATAAGACGGCCCTGCTTTTCACCGAAATCGCCGCTTCTCAGACCACTCGCACGTCCAGACGATCATCCGCGGTGCGTGAGGAGGACTCCAGTGAAGTCCTTCTTTCCATCTTTGAGAATATTGACGACCCCGACGCCTACTATGGCTTGCCACAATCTGCCGATCTCTCTAGCGTTCTGGCTCGGCTGGAGTACGAGAAAGATGGCTCCAAGAATCTAGCCTTCCGAGGAGCCCAATACGACAGTCATATTCGGAGAAGGAATCCCGCATCACAGCTGGATAGCCAATGTCTCGTGAGAGCTCTCGGGACTCTGGGCCTAGCTGgtctctctcactctctcctTCAGACGCAGCAAAGCCCCGATGGCGACGCAGCGTCCCTCGAAAGCACATTTCAAACAGCACGCCGGTTGGAACTGTGGAACCTGCCTGTACCCGTGACAGCCGACAACTGCTCTGTGACAATCTATAAGGCCTATCAGAACGTCCAGCAGGCCGGCACAGAGGCTGCAGTACGCAACGCCATCTATGATGGCTTCAGCCAAACAATGCACAGCCTTGTCAATCGTGGGCTTAACGCAGCTAAGCTCAGACATCATCTTGGTGCTCTCGCAGTCTTGACTGAGCTGAATGAGATCGTAAATGTGACCAACTTCTCTGAGCTGGAGGGCATGCTTGAGAGATTCGAACAGCGCAGCCAGTGGATGAGACGCGGACG ATACGAGGACGTCAGCCACATGCTGTCGTGTCGAGAGACGACATTGAGCTTGATGAGTCAACAACCGAAGCTCCGCAGGCAGGCGCTGTCCATGGCCGACGCCAGACAGGTCGAGATCCGGTGTATGATGATGTCCTCAGGGATCTACCGCTTTCACCAAGCGACCCAGGAATCTCTCAATATTTCCACGTCGTTGACAGATCTGGTCGGCCCATGCGAGTCCTTGGGGATTAAGGTTGATGCTGCTATCAAGATCGAGGCGGCCAACTCGTTGTGGGACCATGGAGAGATGATCTCCTCGATTCGAATGCTCCAGAGCATCGACAGCGACTCTTCTCTGAAGAAGCAAACCATTCCGGTTAGCCGGTCGAACCTATTGTCCAAAATCGGCCACCAGGTGTCAGTGGCCAAGCTGGAAAAGCCCCACCACATCCAGAAAAACTACCTTGAGCCAGCCCTCAAAGAGCTTAAGGGGAAGAGCGAGGGACAGCAGGCCGGGCATGTCTACCATCAGTTCGCCATGTTTTGCGACGAACAACTACAGAACCAGGACAGCTTGGAGGACTTGGCGAGATTACAGAGCCTGAGGAAGGGCAAGAGTGACGAGGTCTCCCAGCTGCAGAGCCTCATCTCTAACAGTCGGGACTCGCAACTGAAGCAAAGGTACCAGTCGCACTTGAATCGCGCTCGCCAATGGTTGCAGCTAGACGAGCAGGAGCTTCGCCGCGTGGAGCAAACGAGGAGCGAATTTGTTCGTCTCAGTCTCGAGAACTATTTGCTCTCTCTCGTTGCCTCCGACGAGCACAACAACGATGCCTTGCGATTCACCGCGCTCTGGCTCGAGCGGTCAGAAGAGACAGCGACCAACGAGGCCGTCAAAAAACATTTGGAAAAAGTACCGACGAGAAAGTTTGCCGCGTTGATGAACCAACTTTCCTCGCGACTACAGGACCAGCCGAACTCGGCTTTCCAGAAGCTCCTGATCAATCTTGTGTACAAGATCTGCGCCGAACACCCGTATCACGGCATGTATCAGATCTGGTCCGGCACGAAGGTCAAAACGCGAAAGGAGGACCAAGTAGCGGTGCTGAGACTCAAGGCCACGGAGAAAGTTGCGGCTCTCCTGCAGTCAACCAAAAACGTGGCAGCGATCTGGCAAGCGGTAGACCGGACTAGCGCCTATTACCATCGACTTGCCGTCGATCGAGACCCTGGCAAATACAAGGCCGGACAGAAGATTGCGCTGAGGGACATTCACTCGGCCCAGTCTTTGCAAAATGCGCTGGTGAAATACCGGATCCCGCCACCAACCATGCAGCTCGAGGTGTCGGCGACCAAGGACTACTCGAGCGTTCCGGTCATAGAGAGACTGGAGCCTCAGATGTCGATCGCGTCGGGCGTAAGCGCCCCCAAGATCATCACGGCCATCGGAAGCGACGGTAAAAGATACCGGCAACTGGTCAAGGGCGGCAACGATGACCTCCGTCAGGACGCCATCATGGAGCAGGTGTTTGCAGCGGTATCGTCCCTTCTGAAGCTACACCGGTCGACCCAGCAGAGGAATCTTGGCATCCGCACTTACAAGGTTCTGCCTCTCACATCAGCGTCCGGCCTCATCGAGTTCGTCCCAAACACAATCCCGCTGCACGAGTTCCTCATGCCTGCGCACGAGAGATATTTCCCCAAGGATCTCAAAGGGTCTCAATGTCGGAAGGAAATCTCCAACGCTCAGGGCAAGACAACAGAAACCCGGATCAGCGTCTACAGGAAGGTGACGGAAAGGTTTCATCCCGTCATGAAGTACTTCTTTATGGAGAACTTTGTCGATCCCGACGACTGGTTCGTCAAGCGGCTGGCATACACGCGCACCACTGCGGCAATCTCGATGCTCGGCCACGTGCTCGGTCTCGGAGACAGGCATGGCCACAACATTCTGTTGGACGATAAGACGGGCGAGGTTGTGCACATCGATCTGGGTGTTGCGTTTGAAATGGGACGCGTCCTTCCCGTGCCAGAGCTCGTCCCGTTCCGGCTGACGAGAGATATCGTGGACGGCATGGGGATAACGGGCACCGAGGGCGTCTTTCGCCGGTGCTGCGAGTTCACGCTCCACGCCCTGCGCGAGGAGACGTACTCCATCATGACCATTCTTGATGTATTGCGCTACGATCCTCTCTATTCATGGTCCATCTCCCCCGTCCGACTGGCGAAGCTGCAGGGCGGGGAgtacgacggcgacggcgaggagggcgaaggGGAGGGCAGGAAAGACAGGAAGGGGCAGCAGGTAAATGAGCCGTCGGAGGCAGATCGGGCGTTGGAGGTCGTGCGGAAGAAGCTCTCCAAGACGCTGAGTGTGACAGCGACAGTCAACGACCTGATCAATCAGGCAACCGATGTGAGCAATCTGGCAGTCTTGTACTCAGGTTGGGCGGCATACGCGTAG